In Chroicocephalus ridibundus chromosome 21, bChrRid1.1, whole genome shotgun sequence, the sequence AAggttcctctgcctgctgctacaCGTGGCATCCAGCCTCTCTGGGTCGGGTCTTGCCCACCGTCTCTCTGtcgctctctcctgcccctctgggcACAATAAAGGTTTCCTGCATGCAAGTCacgtctccctccctccttgtcgCAAGTTGGGAAGACCGCCGGTGCGGGGgccaagcagcagtgggagggcaAATGCTGTTCCTGagcttcccaggctgggagagggtgggcggtttggggagagggaggctggaggcagcaggcaggggagagagagccTTTTGGTGGGGCTTGCAGGAtgtggggaaagggcagagggcaggagaggggctggcagtgcTTCCTTGCCTGGCCTTCTCCGCCCAGGAGTGGCACCAGCTCTGCCGGGTcccgctgctctgcagaagcaaggcagcagctctgggcacccGCACAGAGGAGGCTGGACGAGAGCCAGCGTTCAAGCCAAGGCTTGGGAAATGGCCGTCAATGCTGGAGAGCAGCGTGTCAGGAAAGGCCCTGGGGGACAGCAAGGTGAGCATGAGTTGGCAAGGTGGCTTGGGGCCAAGGCAGCCAGCGGTGTGTTGGGCTGCATGcggaggagtgtggccagcacgtgAGGGAGGGGATCCTTGCCCTCCTCTCAGCGCTGGCCAGGCCAAATCTGTGGTGCTGTGTggagtgctgggctccccagcacaggagagatgTGGGGCTACTGGAGAGAGCGCAGCAAAGGGCCACGCAGGtgatgcagggacagggagcaggtcTCTTGTGGggagagcctgagagagctgggactgttcctcTTGGTGCTgaggaggctccaggggtgggaggggtctCTTCGAGGTGCACACGTGCCTGAAGGGAAGGCGTGAAGAAGATGgaggcaggctcttttcagaggtgtccagtgccaggacaagaggcaacgggcaccaGCTGAAACGCAGGAGGTTCCACCTCCAAATCCCAAACCACTCTTTGCACTGTGAGGGTGAGCGAGCAGCGGCAGCGGCTGACCTGGGAGGTTGcgggggtctccatccttgcacgTTTGCCAAAGTCTTCTGGCGATGGTCCcgggcagctggctctgggcgACGCTGCTGGAGGCGGCAGCAGGACAAGATGCCCTGCAAAGGCTCCTGCCACAATAATcaggctgtgatttctgtgatttttttttgtctgggccAGAGAGCTGACCAGCATGGAGTGTGTTGGTGTGTTGTGGCCGTGAGAAGGTGATGAGGaagtggaaggggaaagagaaggtgaaggagcaaagggcaaggagagaggaaggagaatccGAGGgcaaaggaatagaaagaagtagaagcggaggaagaagaagaaggaacgaaaggggaagaaaagaggaaagggaatgggaaggtgatagggaagaggaaggggtagCGGGAGcctcccctttgcttttcctcccaggGCCTTTAGCAGACGTCGGGCAACACAAAGAGGTTGGAGCCACGGCAGGAATTGCTCCTGGCAGGCTCCCGGCCCCTGGGGCAGCCGCACTCGGGCGCAGGGAGGCTGGAGGTCTGCAAACGCCCCAGGGCTGTCTGTGGAAGAGAACGGAGGAGCATGGAGCGTTTTCAGTCTGTGCAggagtggagaaagggaaggaggaggtggaaggggagaaggaagggtgagAAGAAGCGGGAAGGGAACCAAAGGGAACGGGGtagtaaagaggaaaagaaatattgcccTTTGCTTTTTGTCATAGGGCATTTGGCAGAGTCGTAGAGACACAAAGGGGCTGGAGCCATGGCGGGAATTGCTCCTGGCTCAGGCGCAGGGAGGCTGTAGGTCTGCAAACGCCCTGGAGCTGCATGTCCTGCAGGACGGGAGCAGCCTGTGTTCAGGCAGGGCCCTTGGAGCGTGTGTGGCCAgagatggcagggctgggggctgtccccaaaggcagctgggcctggctctgctggggctgagagACTGCCCTGGCCCGGCTGGCGGGGAGCACGGGCAGGGCGAGCAcgccctgcagcccaccctgggcCTTGAGAGGGAAAACGCAGAGGCAGGGGTTGGAGGCAGGCTTGTTTTATTGAACGGAGAAAGACAcggaaggcagaggcaggcaggttgTCCCCCCAGGCTTCAAGAGAGCTGCTCCTTCAGGCTTCTGGCAGGCGGTGGTCGTTGCAGAGACAAGCAAGTGCCCGGTGGGACGCTGGTGGAGTTGTGCATGTGGGCACGGGCCAGAGCAAGGCAGAGTGGTGTCATGGAgagcggggcaggagaggagaaaggagagggggcGTGAAGCGGAGGTGGCCCAGAGGCTCTGGGGTCTTTGGGGCTGGGTCTAGCAGGGCCCACAGGTGTCCCAGAGCTTCTTGGTGTAGCGGGGCAAGacgcaagggctgcaggcaggagcagcgtagggtctgccaaaggtgcagaggcctcccgagccctgggtggccccggcaccgtagaggccccccagccccagggagcccccaaaggcgggtgctccggaggagcccaccacggcttgctgggggaaggagctgaggatggggccggggaaggtgaccacgaccgggggcggctggatgaaggccgaggagtcggggcactggcgggcgCACAGCTCGTTGCAGCTCTCAGCGATGGGCTGAGGGACGGCGACGCTGGTTTTTGGTGGGCACAGGTCGTAGCAAGACATCGTTGCTGTGAGAGAGCTGAGCCTGAAAGACACGGCCGCAAGGAGAGGTGTCGTGAGCGAGGGGGAGATGCCCCAGCCGAGCAGTgccctcttcccagagctgccccgcagctggaggggacagagccaccgCCTTGCCCACACCGCCCGCCGCTTGCCCTTTGCCCAGCCAGCCCTACTCAGTGCCCTGCTCTCCGCACCCCTCGCCTTGCCCTCTCTGCGTGCACAGAGGGCACGCAAGGCCTCCCCAAGAGCCTGTGCAGGGCCCGGCTGTGGGTGCCGCAGCCACAggactccttcctcctcccgccgcggctcAGCGCGCCCTGGCCGTCCAAGGCTGCTGCCAGCGTGGCCGCTGCCGTCAGGGCTCTCCTGGCCAGGGAGGCCCCACGccggcccctgccagaggaggcacAGACCCACAGGCACCACTTACCCTTTTCCTGAGCAGAGCGAGGCAGGAGCACTGGATGCCAGCGCTCGGCCAGGCCAGCGCTTTTATGCTGCTCCAGCGAGCGTGGGGAGGAGCTGGCCACGCCGGGGGCACGTGGCCCGTGGCAACcaagcccctgcctcctccctgcgtGGCACGGGGCTGTTTTGCTGACGCCGTTTCCTCAGCAGCCCCAACCCGCTCTATCAGCCCCTGCAATTACCCCGCTCGCACGCTTGCCAGCTGCCACCTCATGGGCCAAATGAGCCCCGCTGTCTTTTCATTATCTCGCTGCGTAAGAGGGCACGCAGCGTGACAAAGGCTGACTGCAGGCGCCCTGCGTGCCATAGCTCTTCCCCAAGGGCTTGCTCTCGGGGCAGACCCGGGCCTTCTTTGCAGTGCCACAGGGAAGTCCGGGCTCGTGGTGCTGGCCAAGAAGGCAGCCTTGCAAAGGCCTCCCGCATGCCAGCGCCCACATGACGTACACTGTGTGGCTATTATCTGCCGAGGCGCGAGGTTACgaaatgccaaaggaaaggcACTCCTCTCGGACACTGCCTGCTCAGCACGATGCATCACTCGCCAGTCCAACGGAGCCGGCCTCCATGCGCCTGCGGGCCCTGGCCATGGACCTGTGCAAGCCTGGGGGAGAAAGACCCCTCGTGCTCTTCCCGGAGGTACATGGTGCAAGGAGCACGGACACCCACCTGGACCCACAGGgcacaggctcctgccagccctgccccagccttgtAAAGCCCTCTCAAGTGTCCCCGCAAGCCCATTGCTGGGAGATGGTGCCGGTCAGGGGCTGCCCCTGGCGTGCTCTTGACATGGGAGCTCCGTCTGCTGGCGCGACCACAGCAGTccccggctgggctggccccgCTGGCACTCAcggctctcctgccagcagagcctggctgcgggcacagggcacagctctcTTTGGAGGGCAGAGCACgaggcaggcagcgaggagctgcaggagcagggccctctCCTGTTGTGCGCGCCCCCGGCAGGGAGATGCCTGCTCTCATTTAGTCCatgaagcagaaaggggaggaaagcctGGGAAGCGGCATGTGCTGGTGTGGCGAGGGGATGCTGACTCAGGGAGGGGCAGAAGGACAGCCccatcttcctcagcagcagggagtGCCGCCTCTGCAGATTGGCCCAGGTGGTGCTGAGCAATGGCGGGGCCACTATAAAAGCTCTCCCTCTGCCACGCTCTCCCAACCACTGctctggctgccttctcctcGAGGAACAGGGTAAGTCCGCGAGCGCTTCTCCTCCTGGACCCCTGCAAGGACCTGGGTTCTTTTGTCTTGGgcgctcccctctgctgctctctcaccaTCTCTGCCCTCTTGCAGAGCACCATCTCATCCCGCACAAAGATGTCTTGCTACGACCTGTGCCCACCAAAAACCAGCGTCGCCGTCCCTCAGCCCATCGCTGAGAGCTGCAACGAGCTGTGcgcccgccagtgccccgactcctcggccttcatccagccgcccccggtcgtggtc encodes:
- the LOC134526121 gene encoding LOW QUALITY PROTEIN: uncharacterized protein LOC134526121 (The sequence of the model RefSeq protein was modified relative to this genomic sequence to represent the inferred CDS: deleted 2 bases in 1 codon) — encoded protein: MTYTVWLLSAEARGYEMPKERHSSRTLPAQHDASLASPTEPASMRLRALAMDLCKPGGERPLVLFPEKDSPIFLSSRECRLCRLAQVVLSNGGATIKALPLPRSPNHCSGCLLLEEQSLPSCRAPSHPTKMSCYDLCPPKTSVAVPQPIAESCNELCARQCPDSSAFIQPPPVVVTFPGPILSSFPQQAVVGSSGAPAFGGSLGLGGLYGAGATQGSGGLCTFGRPYAAPACSPCVLPRYTKKLWDTCGPC
- the LOC134525921 gene encoding scale keratin-like, translated to MSCYDLCPPKTSVAVPQPIAESCNELCARQCPDSSAFIQPPPVVVTFPGPILSSFPQQAVVGSSGAPAFGGSLGLGGLYGAGATQGSGGLCTFGRPYAAPACSPCVLPRYTKKLWDTCGPC